A genomic window from Amblyomma americanum isolate KBUSLIRL-KWMA unplaced genomic scaffold, ASM5285725v1 scaffold_26, whole genome shotgun sequence includes:
- the LOC144111996 gene encoding uncharacterized protein LOC144111996: MLDDMKSIDAISAVRPCPQIDIGGGVLIEETALEKLRSSCPGAPAKFARGLMRQLFTADELRGKSLFGRKSNSHPDSSLREALDPVRVNAIIGFTIREFKADPIRLKSSLSSLLSREIK; encoded by the exons atgctTGATGACATGAAGAGCATTGATGCCATCAGTGCAGTGCGGCCGTGCCCCCAG ATCGACATTGGGGGCGGTGTTCTGATAGAAGAGACAGCCCTTGAAAAGCTGCGCAGCAGCTGCCCAGGAGCCCCTGCGAAATTCGCAAGGGGGCTGATGCGGCAGCTGTTTACAGCTGATGAGTTGAGAGGAAAGTCGTTATTTGGGCGGAAGTCGAATTCCCACCCTGACTCATCCTTGAGGGAGGCCTTGGACCCTGTAAGAGTGAACGCCATCATCG GCTTCACTATTCGGGAGTTCAAGGCCGACCCGATCCGCCTGAAGAGCAGCTTGTCCTCCCTGCTCTCTCGGGAGATTAAATGA
- the LOC144111999 gene encoding uncharacterized protein LOC144111999, which translates to MDHILIKWTQGEKWDVYPIRAMVNTAVGFRLLTEPGAIDDVRGTIELFTWKDSEPPAPAEVLDIGKARVLETKRARLASAGLRDEGDVMTESLECSPNEEFCSQCENMRRELDVVKRRNEDLEAAHGMSDHHGAVKGCYNLY; encoded by the exons ATGGACCATATTCTGATCAAGTGGACACAAGGAGAGAAGTGGGACGTATATCCGATACGTGCTATGGTCAATACGGCCGTCGGCTTCCGCCTGCTGACGGAGCCCGGCGCCATCGATGATGTGCGCGGCACAATAGAATTGTTCACGTGGAAGGACAGTGAACCACCTGCTCCCGCAGAGGTCCTGGATATTG GCAAAGCGCGCGTACTGGAGACGAAGCGCGCGCGCCTGGCTTCAGCTGGGTTAAGGGACGAAGGCGACGTCATGACCGAGTCGCTTGAATGCAGCCCTAATGAAGAG ttTTGTTCTCAATGTGAGAACATGCGCAGGGAGTTGGATGTCGTAAAAAGGCGAAACGAAGATCTGGAGGCTGCCCATGGTATGTCAGATCATCACGGTGCTGTTAAGGGCTGTTATAACCTTTATTAG